The following proteins are encoded in a genomic region of Cryptosporangium phraense:
- a CDS encoding sensor histidine kinase: MERWSRADVMVRDLPLALVLFGAALLPGLHGHGTQIGPGPDRAFDAVGVLVVAGETLPLAIRRRFPVTSLGLVAAGFVADQLLGYHTVAGSAVLLALLSAGVHVERHRRATVVAATVVFVALGLPLHVGAAEAVILYVFMAGAWRVGGGLRAGRAAEAEHRLRLAEAARVAERTRIARELHDVVTHHVTAMVVQAEAARYLTAAPDRLDRTLAAVSDTGRRAISDLRHLLDLLDPDHGGDAREPAAGDLHALVEQTRQAGQPVEFTAEGRPAETSGSAELVTYRVVQEALTNALKHDHGGRTVVGVRYGGREIIVRVRTDGSGSAGSSAGTSTGQAGSSAGQAGSWAGSSAGGWAGSSAGGWAGSSAGGGGRGLSGLRERVAVVGGEFRAGPGDDGGFLVEARIPAGTRP, translated from the coding sequence ATGGAACGGTGGTCACGGGCGGACGTCATGGTTCGGGACCTCCCGCTCGCGCTGGTCCTCTTCGGAGCCGCGCTGCTACCCGGTCTGCACGGTCACGGCACCCAGATCGGCCCCGGCCCCGACCGTGCGTTCGACGCCGTCGGGGTTCTCGTCGTGGCCGGCGAGACGCTGCCGCTGGCGATCCGGCGGCGGTTCCCGGTCACGTCGCTGGGGCTGGTCGCGGCCGGGTTCGTCGCCGACCAGCTCCTCGGGTACCACACGGTCGCCGGGTCCGCGGTGCTGCTCGCGCTGCTCAGCGCGGGCGTCCACGTGGAGCGTCACCGCCGGGCGACGGTCGTGGCCGCGACCGTCGTCTTCGTCGCTCTGGGTCTGCCGCTGCACGTGGGCGCGGCCGAGGCGGTGATCCTGTACGTCTTCATGGCCGGCGCGTGGCGCGTCGGCGGCGGGTTACGGGCCGGCCGGGCGGCCGAGGCCGAGCACCGGCTGCGGCTGGCCGAGGCGGCCCGGGTCGCCGAGCGCACCCGGATCGCCCGCGAGCTCCACGACGTGGTGACCCATCACGTGACCGCGATGGTCGTCCAGGCCGAGGCCGCGCGGTACCTCACCGCCGCGCCCGACCGTCTGGACCGGACGCTCGCCGCCGTCTCCGACACCGGACGGCGGGCGATCTCCGACCTGCGTCACCTGCTGGACCTGCTCGACCCGGACCACGGTGGGGACGCCCGGGAGCCCGCGGCCGGCGACCTGCACGCGCTCGTCGAGCAGACGCGCCAGGCCGGGCAGCCGGTCGAGTTCACCGCCGAGGGCCGACCGGCCGAGACCAGCGGGAGCGCCGAGCTGGTGACGTACCGGGTCGTGCAGGAGGCGCTGACCAACGCCCTGAAACACGACCACGGCGGCCGGACGGTCGTCGGGGTGCGGTACGGCGGGAGGGAGATCATCGTGCGGGTTCGCACCGACGGCTCGGGCTCGGCCGGAAGCTCGGCCGGGACCTCGACCGGGCAGGCCGGAAGCTCGGCGGGGCAGGCTGGCAGCTGGGCCGGGAGCTCGGCCGGCGGCTGGGCCGGGAGCTCGGCCGGCGGCTGGGCCGGGAGCTCGGCCGGCGGGGGTGGCCGAGGGCTGTCGGGCCTGCGGGAGCGGGTCGCGGTGGTGGGCGGCGAGTTCCGCGCGGGACCGGGCGACGACGGCGGCTTCCTGGTCGAAGCCCGGATCCCGGCCGGGACGCGCCCGTGA
- a CDS encoding response regulator has product MTISVLVCDDQALIRTGFATIIDAQPDLEIVGECGDGRAAVDLAHRLRPDVVVMDVRMPGGDGIEATRRLAGAGVADPVTVLVVTTFNLDEYVYEALRAGASGFLLKDAPPAHLLNGIRTVASGGALLDPEVTRRLVGRYAARIRPPEGRGPTDVLTPRELEVLRLIADGLSNREIAVALQVSPETVKTFVSRILTKLGLRDRVQAVVYAYRTGLVT; this is encoded by the coding sequence GTGACGATCTCGGTTCTCGTCTGCGACGACCAGGCCCTCATCCGGACCGGTTTCGCCACGATCATCGACGCCCAGCCCGACCTGGAGATCGTCGGCGAGTGCGGCGACGGCCGCGCCGCGGTCGACCTGGCCCACCGGCTCCGCCCGGACGTCGTCGTCATGGACGTCCGGATGCCCGGCGGCGACGGCATCGAGGCCACCCGTCGCCTGGCCGGGGCCGGTGTTGCCGACCCGGTCACCGTGCTGGTCGTCACCACGTTCAATCTGGACGAGTACGTCTACGAGGCGTTGCGGGCCGGCGCCAGCGGTTTCTTGCTCAAGGACGCCCCGCCGGCCCACCTGCTCAACGGCATCCGGACGGTCGCGTCGGGCGGGGCGCTGCTCGACCCGGAGGTGACCCGCCGGCTCGTCGGCCGGTACGCGGCCCGGATCCGCCCGCCCGAGGGCCGCGGGCCCACCGACGTCCTCACCCCGCGGGAGCTGGAGGTGCTGCGCCTGATCGCCGACGGTCTCTCCAACCGCGAGATCGCGGTCGCGCTGCAGGTCAGCCCGGAGACCGTCAAGACGTTCGTGTCCCGGATCCTCACCAAGCTCGGCCTCCGCGACCGCGTCCAGGCGGTCGTCTACGCCTACCGCACCGGCCTGGTCACCTAG
- a CDS encoding nucleoside deaminase: protein MITYLERCVELAEEALARGDGPFGSVLVDADGRVLHEDSNREASTNDPTAHPEFALARWAAANLPEADRATATVYTSGEHCPMCAAAHGWAGLGRIVYAASGAQLASWRESWGLPASPVRPLAITDVAPGIPVVGPVPPFDDRMRAIHRSALPERQP from the coding sequence GTGATCACCTATCTGGAGCGCTGCGTCGAACTCGCCGAAGAGGCGCTGGCCCGGGGCGACGGACCGTTCGGGTCCGTCCTCGTCGACGCCGACGGGCGCGTGCTGCACGAGGACTCGAACCGCGAAGCGAGCACGAACGACCCGACCGCTCACCCGGAGTTCGCGCTGGCCCGGTGGGCGGCCGCGAACCTGCCCGAGGCCGACCGGGCCACCGCGACCGTCTACACCTCCGGGGAGCACTGCCCGATGTGCGCGGCCGCGCACGGGTGGGCCGGGCTCGGCCGGATCGTGTACGCGGCGTCCGGCGCGCAGCTGGCGTCCTGGCGCGAGTCCTGGGGCCTCCCGGCGTCGCCGGTCCGCCCGCTTGCGATCACCGACGTCGCCCCGGGCATCCCGGTCGTCGGCCCAGTCCCCCCGTTCGACGACCGGATGCGAGCCATTCACCGTTCCGCCCTCCCGGAACGTCAGCCGTAG
- a CDS encoding amidohydrolase, producing MSNHHADIVFAGGPVLCTDGARTRARALAVRDGRIVAVGHDVSDLVGPKTETVDLAGRLLLPGFQDAHVHAVMGGLELGQCDLTGTVEVDEYLRRIRAYASEHPEAPWILGGGWSMESFAGGVPTADVLDAVVPDRPVFLSNRDHHGAWANTRALELAGITADTPDPVDGVINRDDRGRPVGALQEGAMSLVAAILPPVTPADRLAGLLRAQTLLHSLGITAWQDAMVCASNGYPDVSDAYLTAARDGLLTASVVGALWWDRARGAEQIPDLLERREGLTLGRLRCSTVKIMQDGVAENFTAGMTTPYRDACGCATTNAGLSFVDPVALREYVTSLDALGFQVHFHALGDRAVREALDAVEAARAANGFRDTRPHLAHLQVVHPTDVPRFRRLGATANLQALWAVHEPQMDELTIPFLGGELAGWQYPFGDLLRAGATLAAGSDWPVSSPDPLAAIHVAVNRRLFGVSGAAFLPEQRLDLGTALAAYTAGSAYVNHRDDSGSLRVGGRADLVVLDRDPFEGPAEEIGAVRVAETFVDGLRVYG from the coding sequence ATGAGCAACCACCACGCGGACATCGTCTTCGCCGGAGGACCGGTGCTCTGCACCGACGGCGCGCGCACGCGGGCGCGCGCGCTCGCCGTGCGCGACGGCCGGATCGTGGCCGTCGGCCACGACGTCTCCGACCTGGTCGGTCCGAAGACCGAGACCGTCGACCTCGCCGGTCGCTTGCTCCTGCCCGGTTTCCAGGACGCCCACGTGCACGCGGTCATGGGCGGGCTGGAACTGGGCCAGTGCGATCTGACCGGCACGGTCGAGGTGGACGAGTACCTCCGGCGGATCCGGGCGTACGCGTCCGAGCACCCGGAGGCGCCGTGGATCCTCGGCGGGGGCTGGTCGATGGAGAGCTTCGCCGGTGGGGTGCCGACCGCGGACGTGCTGGACGCGGTCGTGCCCGACCGGCCGGTGTTCCTCTCCAACCGCGACCACCACGGGGCCTGGGCCAACACGCGGGCGCTCGAGCTGGCCGGCATCACCGCGGACACGCCCGACCCGGTCGACGGGGTGATCAACCGGGACGACCGGGGCCGGCCGGTCGGGGCGCTGCAGGAGGGCGCGATGTCGCTGGTGGCGGCCATCCTCCCGCCGGTGACCCCGGCCGACCGGCTGGCCGGGCTGCTGCGGGCGCAGACCCTGCTGCACTCGCTGGGCATCACGGCCTGGCAGGACGCGATGGTGTGCGCGTCGAATGGGTATCCGGACGTCTCGGACGCGTACCTGACCGCGGCCCGGGACGGGCTGCTGACCGCGAGCGTGGTCGGGGCGCTGTGGTGGGACCGGGCGCGGGGCGCCGAGCAGATCCCCGACCTGCTGGAACGGCGGGAAGGGCTGACGCTCGGCCGGCTGCGGTGCTCGACCGTGAAGATCATGCAGGACGGGGTGGCCGAGAACTTCACCGCGGGCATGACGACGCCTTACCGCGACGCGTGCGGGTGCGCGACGACGAACGCCGGGCTGAGTTTCGTCGACCCGGTGGCGCTGCGGGAGTACGTGACGTCGCTGGACGCGCTCGGGTTCCAGGTGCACTTCCACGCGCTGGGCGACCGCGCGGTGCGCGAGGCGCTGGACGCGGTGGAGGCGGCGCGGGCCGCGAACGGGTTCCGGGACACCCGTCCCCACCTGGCCCACCTGCAGGTCGTGCACCCGACCGACGTGCCGAGGTTCCGGCGGCTCGGGGCGACGGCGAACCTGCAGGCGCTGTGGGCGGTGCACGAGCCGCAGATGGACGAGCTGACGATCCCGTTCCTGGGTGGGGAGCTGGCCGGGTGGCAGTATCCGTTCGGTGATTTGCTGCGGGCCGGGGCGACGCTGGCGGCCGGGAGCGACTGGCCGGTGAGCAGTCCGGATCCGCTGGCGGCGATTCACGTGGCCGTGAACCGGCGGTTGTTCGGGGTGTCGGGTGCGGCGTTTCTGCCGGAGCAGCGGTTGGATCTCGGGACGGCGTTGGCGGCCTATACGGCCGGGTCGGCGTACGTGAACCATCGGGACGACTCGGGGTCGTTGCGGGTCGGGGGCCGGGCGGATCTGGTGGTGCTGGATCGCGACCCGTTCGAGGGGCCGGCGGAGGAGATCGGGGCCGTCCGAGTGGCCGAGACGTTCGTCGACGGGTTGCGGGTCTACGGCTGA
- a CDS encoding TetR/AcrR family transcriptional regulator: MARVTTTRRRNRPTKTGVVLSHELIVRTAIRLIHEHGSEGLSVRRLGLALGADPSSVYRYFRNTDDLIRAVADDLIGQYLADFRPGPDLRRTLRDLGLRIHSALVAEPRISALTASRVTGRPHEISTIEVGLGILRAAGFTPAEAARHYHAFIDLTLGFAALDASAAALPHDTDTADDAAWTTVYARLGADTHPNIAACSDALAATMRTSAYPAALDLFLDGLIGRTP, encoded by the coding sequence ATGGCCCGAGTGACGACCACCCGCCGGCGGAACCGGCCGACCAAGACCGGTGTCGTGCTCAGCCACGAGCTGATCGTGCGCACCGCGATCCGGCTGATCCACGAGCACGGCTCCGAGGGGCTGAGCGTCCGGCGGCTCGGCCTGGCGCTCGGCGCCGATCCGTCGTCGGTCTACCGGTATTTCCGCAACACCGACGACCTGATCCGCGCCGTCGCCGACGACCTGATCGGCCAGTACCTGGCCGACTTCCGGCCCGGCCCCGACCTCCGCCGCACGCTCCGCGACCTGGGCCTGCGCATCCACTCGGCGCTCGTCGCCGAGCCACGGATCTCCGCGCTGACCGCGTCCCGGGTCACCGGGCGTCCGCACGAGATCAGCACGATCGAGGTCGGTCTGGGGATCCTGCGCGCCGCCGGCTTCACCCCGGCCGAGGCGGCCCGGCACTACCACGCGTTCATCGACCTGACGCTCGGCTTCGCCGCGCTCGACGCGTCGGCCGCGGCCCTTCCGCACGACACCGACACGGCCGACGACGCGGCCTGGACCACGGTGTACGCGCGGCTCGGCGCGGATACCCACCCGAACATCGCGGCCTGCTCGGACGCGCTGGCCGCAACGATGCGGACCAGCGCCTACCCGGCCGCGCTGGACCTGTTCCTGGACGGCCTGATCGGAAGGACCCCATGA
- a CDS encoding SDR family NAD(P)-dependent oxidoreductase, with product MTTLAIVGAGRGLGAAVARRFAAEGFSVALISRSQEHVDELAKEVGGADCAGYAADVRDPTALTGALDAAARDLGPIEVLQYSPLPHRDFLRPLLDTTVADLTGAVEFSIYGPVTAVRQVLPGMRTLGRGTILFANGGSGARPNPRVAGTSIAFAGEGAYASMLHTELAPENIHVGQLIIPGAITAGDPHTDPDTLAATLWHLHTDRTGFRVFARDLD from the coding sequence ATGACCACTCTCGCCATCGTCGGAGCCGGCCGCGGACTCGGGGCCGCGGTCGCCCGGCGCTTCGCCGCCGAGGGGTTCTCGGTCGCGCTGATCTCCCGGTCGCAGGAGCACGTGGACGAGCTCGCCAAGGAGGTGGGTGGTGCCGACTGTGCCGGCTATGCCGCCGACGTCCGCGACCCGACCGCACTGACCGGCGCGCTCGACGCGGCCGCCCGCGACCTCGGCCCGATCGAGGTTCTCCAGTACAGCCCGCTGCCGCACCGCGACTTCCTCCGTCCGCTGCTCGACACGACCGTCGCCGACCTGACCGGCGCGGTCGAGTTCTCCATCTACGGACCGGTCACCGCCGTGCGTCAGGTGCTCCCCGGCATGCGGACGCTCGGCCGCGGCACGATCCTGTTCGCCAACGGGGGCAGTGGCGCCCGGCCCAACCCGCGCGTGGCCGGCACGTCGATCGCCTTCGCGGGCGAGGGCGCGTACGCGTCGATGCTGCACACCGAGCTGGCACCGGAGAACATCCACGTCGGGCAGCTGATCATCCCGGGCGCGATCACCGCGGGAGACCCGCACACCGACCCGGACACCCTGGCCGCCACCCTCTGGCACCTGCACACCGACCGAACCGGTTTCCGCGTCTTCGCCCGAGACCTGGACTAG
- a CDS encoding HD domain-containing protein, with protein MQTAADALTAAQALARDLLGANDDRWRHTVGVAECAAALAVTVPVEDAETLVVAAWLHDIGYSPTLSDTGLHPLDGAAYLERHGWPARICGLVAHHSGTRFLAAAAADTDDWARALARYPDERSVVSEALTYADQRVGTFGQRMSVQARLDDKAARHGEDSVQGRARAQRDPYLLGVAERVEKRLEEAGGLA; from the coding sequence ATGCAGACCGCGGCAGACGCCCTCACCGCAGCGCAGGCCCTGGCCCGCGACCTGCTCGGCGCGAACGACGACCGGTGGCGGCACACGGTCGGCGTCGCCGAGTGCGCCGCCGCTCTCGCGGTCACGGTGCCGGTCGAGGACGCCGAGACGCTCGTCGTCGCGGCCTGGCTGCACGACATCGGCTACAGCCCGACGCTCTCCGACACCGGCCTGCACCCGCTCGACGGTGCCGCCTACCTGGAACGACACGGCTGGCCGGCCCGGATCTGCGGCCTGGTCGCCCACCACTCCGGCACCCGCTTCCTCGCGGCCGCAGCCGCCGACACCGACGACTGGGCCCGAGCCCTGGCCCGCTACCCCGACGAGCGGTCGGTCGTCTCCGAGGCCCTCACCTACGCCGATCAGCGCGTCGGCACCTTCGGCCAGCGGATGAGCGTCCAGGCCCGGCTGGACGACAAGGCGGCGCGGCACGGCGAGGACTCGGTGCAGGGTCGCGCCCGCGCGCAGCGCGACCCGTACCTGCTCGGCGTCGCCGAGCGCGTCGAGAAACGCCTCGAAGAGGCGGGCGGCCTCGCCTAA
- a CDS encoding NAD(P)/FAD-dependent oxidoreductase, whose protein sequence is MDPRKALADVRHGVYWLEDPGRPAVTPALTSDTTCDLAVVGGGYSGLWTALIAKERDPSLDVVLLEGARIGHAASGRNGGFCAASLTHGLRNGLARWPSELAELERLGAVNLQAIEDTLTRHDIDAEWERTGALNVATEPYQVDDLRAEAAQAADHGVTLDYLDADAVRAEVDSPTYLAGTWDRTGTALVHPAKLAWGLADACRRLGVRIFEVTPALGLTSAGAGLAIRTPQATVTARQVALGTNVFPSLVQRVRPYTIPVYDYALTTEPLTPSQRDAIGWRNRPGLGDSANQFHYYRLTADDRILWGGYDAIYHFGGRVRSRYEYRPETFATLAEHFFTTFPQLEGLRFTHAWGGAIDTCTRFSAFFGTAYRGRVAYAAGYTGLGVGATRFGAEVMLDLLAGESTERTRTRMVRSTPLPFPPEPLRYAGVELTRRSLIAADRRGGRRNLWLRAMDAVGFGFDS, encoded by the coding sequence ATGGACCCCCGGAAGGCCCTCGCCGACGTCCGTCACGGTGTGTACTGGCTCGAGGACCCGGGCCGGCCGGCCGTGACCCCGGCGCTGACCTCCGACACGACCTGCGACCTCGCGGTCGTCGGGGGCGGCTACTCCGGGTTGTGGACCGCGTTGATCGCCAAAGAGCGCGACCCGTCGCTGGACGTCGTCCTGCTCGAAGGGGCCCGGATCGGGCACGCGGCCTCGGGCCGCAACGGCGGGTTCTGCGCGGCCAGCCTCACCCACGGCCTGCGCAACGGCCTGGCCCGGTGGCCGTCGGAGCTGGCCGAGCTGGAACGGCTCGGCGCGGTGAATCTGCAGGCGATCGAGGACACGCTGACCCGCCACGACATCGACGCCGAGTGGGAACGCACCGGCGCGCTGAACGTCGCGACCGAGCCGTACCAGGTGGACGACCTACGCGCCGAAGCCGCGCAAGCCGCCGACCATGGCGTCACGCTCGACTATCTGGACGCCGACGCGGTCCGCGCCGAGGTCGACTCGCCCACCTACCTGGCCGGAACCTGGGACCGCACCGGCACGGCGCTGGTGCACCCGGCCAAGCTCGCCTGGGGCCTGGCCGACGCCTGCCGCCGGCTCGGCGTCCGCATCTTCGAAGTGACGCCCGCGTTGGGGCTGACCTCGGCCGGAGCGGGTCTGGCGATCCGGACGCCGCAGGCGACCGTGACCGCACGGCAGGTCGCGCTGGGCACGAACGTGTTCCCGTCGCTGGTGCAGCGGGTCCGGCCGTACACGATCCCGGTCTACGACTACGCGCTGACGACCGAACCGCTGACGCCGTCCCAGCGGGACGCGATCGGCTGGCGCAATCGGCCGGGGCTGGGCGACTCGGCCAACCAGTTCCACTACTACCGGCTCACCGCCGACGACCGGATCCTCTGGGGCGGCTACGACGCGATCTACCACTTCGGCGGCCGGGTCCGGTCCCGCTACGAGTACCGGCCGGAGACGTTCGCGACCCTCGCCGAGCACTTCTTCACCACGTTTCCGCAGCTGGAGGGCTTGCGTTTCACGCACGCGTGGGGCGGTGCGATCGACACCTGCACGCGCTTCTCGGCGTTCTTCGGCACTGCGTACCGGGGCCGGGTCGCCTACGCGGCCGGCTACACCGGCCTCGGCGTCGGAGCGACGCGGTTCGGGGCCGAGGTGATGCTCGACCTGCTGGCCGGGGAGTCGACCGAACGGACCAGGACGCGGATGGTCCGCTCGACCCCGCTGCCGTTCCCGCCCGAACCGCTGCGGTACGCCGGGGTCGAGCTCACCCGTCGATCGCTGATCGCGGCCGACCGGCGCGGCGGCCGCCGGAACCTCTGGCTCCGGGCGATGGACGCGGTCGGCTTCGGTTTCGACAGTTAG